A region from the Candidatus Persebacteraceae bacterium Df01 genome encodes:
- the ispF gene encoding 2-C-methyl-D-erythritol 2,4-cyclodiphosphate synthase — protein MIRVGCGFDVHAFAVGRRLVLGGVEIAHSHGLTGHSDADVLTHAICDALLGTLGLGDIGVHFPDSDNAHKDADSLTLLTQTVNTLREAGGYVVNVDVSVALQYPKLAPYACAMRERLADAMNIKLSQVSVKATTTEKLGFVGREEGIAAFAVALVEVTDD, from the coding sequence ATGATTCGTGTTGGCTGTGGCTTTGACGTTCATGCTTTTGCCGTCGGGCGGCGGCTGGTGTTAGGCGGTGTGGAAATCGCCCATTCCCACGGACTGACTGGTCATTCAGACGCTGATGTGCTAACACACGCCATTTGTGATGCTTTATTAGGTACACTGGGACTTGGCGACATTGGCGTCCACTTTCCAGATAGTGACAACGCTCATAAAGATGCTGACAGCTTAACGTTGCTGACACAAACCGTCAATACGCTGCGAGAAGCAGGCGGATACGTGGTTAATGTAGATGTTAGCGTGGCGTTACAGTACCCTAAACTCGCCCCATATGCTTGTGCCATGCGTGAGCGGTTAGCTGATGCTATGAATATTAAATTATCACAAGTTAGCGTTAAAGCAACAACAACCGAAAAGTTGGGTTTTGTCGGCCGCGAAGAAGGAATCGCTGCTTTTGCCGTAGCATTAGTGGAAGTAACAGATGATTGA
- the ispD gene encoding 2-C-methyl-D-erythritol 4-phosphate cytidylyltransferase, giving the protein MAFFAVIVAAGKGSRSGSPKQFIELCGHSVLWHSVQPFLRNSRIDMVRVVIAADMAETAAACLVGLPKKVLPLSVGGRTRRESVQNGLCGMDDDDWVLVHDAARPCLSDAALTRLLDHASTDTVGGLLACPMVDCLKQTDGSRTQQTLPRDDKWLAQTPQMFRVEPLRKALALAGEGDDEAQAMELAGHAPLLVEGETTNIKITRAEDFILASAILAARE; this is encoded by the coding sequence ATGGCTTTTTTCGCTGTTATTGTCGCCGCCGGTAAAGGCTCGCGGTCAGGTTCGCCCAAACAATTTATTGAATTGTGTGGTCATTCAGTGCTTTGGCATAGTGTCCAGCCTTTTTTGCGTAATTCTCGGATTGATATGGTGCGGGTGGTAATCGCGGCAGATATGGCGGAGACAGCCGCGGCTTGTTTGGTTGGGTTGCCTAAAAAAGTGCTTCCGCTTTCTGTTGGCGGGCGCACACGGCGAGAGTCGGTACAAAATGGATTGTGCGGCATGGATGATGATGATTGGGTTTTAGTGCATGATGCTGCCCGTCCTTGCCTTAGTGATGCGGCACTAACTCGTTTATTGGACCACGCAAGTACTGATACTGTGGGCGGTTTATTGGCGTGTCCAATGGTTGACTGCCTCAAACAAACTGATGGTAGTAGAACACAGCAGACTTTGCCGCGCGATGATAAATGGCTAGCGCAAACACCACAAATGTTTCGCGTTGAGCCCTTGCGTAAGGCATTGGCACTGGCGGGTGAGGGAGATGATGAAGCGCAAGCGATGGAGTTGGCTGGTCATGCACCCTTACTGGTGGAAGGCGAAACAACTAATATTAAAATCACTCGTGCCGAGGATTTTATTTTGGCATCGGCAATATTGGCAGCAAGGGAATGA
- the purH gene encoding bifunctional phosphoribosylaminoimidazolecarboxamide formyltransferase/IMP cyclohydrolase, protein MNIQNALISVADKTGLAELAAALIKRRVRIYSTGGTAAALREVGSEVTDISDLTGFSDMLDGRVKTLHPHVHAGILADAANPAHCQALEERNLPKFNLVVVNFYPFERVVASGDAAAIIENIDIGGPSMVRAAAKNHAHTAVLTDPQDYRTFIGEMERGDGKISSELTRMLASKAFVTVAHLDAAIANYFCADSDFSSHHFLHLHKKMELNYGENPHQAAACYERFGESGGYTQLHGKTLSYNNLLDAQAASELVGMMAEPAAVIVKHNNPCGAAIADNVRQAFYMARRCDPVSAYGGVVALNREVDGDTAQALTEGFFEVVLAPQFTAEAKQEFAAHSDRLRVLLMPPDCIGIHNVWRSLGGLFLAQQPDQMAPEASSQIVTRRAPTEVEWRDLDFAWRVAAIVKSNAIVVAKKEATLGIGAGQMSRVDSARIACRKAADAGLKLENSVAASDAFFPFADGLDELIEAGVSAVIQPGGSKRDAEVITAADNAGIAMVFTGRRHFRH, encoded by the coding sequence ATGAACATTCAAAACGCCCTAATTAGCGTTGCCGACAAAACAGGCCTTGCCGAACTTGCCGCTGCCTTGATTAAGCGGCGTGTGCGTATATATTCGACTGGCGGTACCGCTGCTGCCTTGCGCGAGGTCGGCTCTGAAGTTACCGATATTTCCGATCTCACTGGTTTTTCTGATATGTTGGATGGACGCGTCAAAACTTTGCATCCGCATGTGCATGCCGGTATTTTGGCCGATGCCGCCAATCCTGCTCATTGCCAAGCACTGGAAGAACGCAACTTACCCAAATTTAACTTAGTCGTAGTTAATTTTTACCCATTTGAACGAGTGGTAGCAAGCGGCGATGCTGCAGCGATTATAGAAAATATTGACATTGGTGGTCCGTCCATGGTGCGGGCGGCAGCGAAAAATCATGCCCATACGGCGGTACTAACTGACCCTCAAGATTATCGTACTTTCATCGGCGAAATGGAACGTGGAGATGGAAAAATCTCCTCTGAATTGACACGCATGTTGGCCTCTAAAGCTTTTGTTACGGTGGCACATTTAGATGCTGCTATTGCTAATTATTTCTGTGCAGACAGTGATTTTTCGTCACATCATTTTTTACACTTACACAAAAAAATGGAATTAAATTATGGCGAAAATCCACACCAAGCCGCAGCTTGCTACGAGCGTTTTGGTGAAAGTGGCGGTTACACGCAGTTGCACGGTAAAACGCTGTCGTACAACAATTTGTTGGACGCACAGGCGGCGAGTGAACTGGTCGGAATGATGGCGGAGCCGGCGGCAGTTATTGTCAAGCACAATAATCCCTGTGGTGCTGCAATTGCGGATAACGTGCGACAGGCTTTTTATATGGCGCGGCGCTGCGATCCGGTATCAGCCTACGGCGGTGTAGTAGCACTTAACCGAGAAGTGGACGGTGACACGGCACAAGCACTTACTGAAGGTTTTTTTGAGGTCGTTCTAGCACCTCAATTTACCGCTGAAGCCAAGCAAGAATTTGCTGCTCATTCTGATCGCCTGCGGGTGTTACTCATGCCTCCTGACTGTATCGGTATACATAACGTTTGGCGCAGTTTGGGTGGACTGTTTTTAGCACAACAGCCAGACCAGATGGCGCCCGAGGCATCATCTCAAATTGTCACTCGCCGTGCCCCTACCGAAGTTGAATGGCGAGACTTAGATTTTGCTTGGCGTGTGGCGGCCATTGTGAAGTCCAATGCCATCGTAGTGGCAAAAAAGGAAGCTACGTTGGGTATTGGTGCCGGTCAAATGAGCCGTGTGGATAGCGCAAGAATTGCTTGTCGGAAAGCCGCAGATGCCGGTCTAAAGCTAGAAAATAGTGTCGCAGCATCCGATGCTTTTTTTCCTTTTGCCGACGGGTTGGATGAATTGATTGAAGCCGGTGTGAGTGCTGTCATCCAGCCTGGTGGCAGTAAGCGTGATGCTGAAGTAATTACGGCTGCCGATAATGCTGGCATTGCTATGGTGTTCACAGGACGCCGCCATTTCCGCCATTAA